GTTAAAGTCTCTTACACGAGGTAAAGAAGCTGTAACTAATCTATCTAAAAATTCGTACATTTTATCTCCACGTAAAGTAACTTTAACACCAATTGGCATTCCTTTACGTAATTTAAATGCAGCAATATCTTTTTTAGACATTGTAGAAACCGCTTTTTGACCAGTAATTTTAGTCAACTCTTCTAAAGCATAATCTATTAATTTCTTATCTGCAATTGCAGCACCAACACCTTTAGAAACAACTATTTTTTCTAATTTTGGTACTTGCATTACATTCTTATAACTGAATTCTTCAGTAAGAGCACTTATAACTCTTTCTTTGTATTCTGCTTTTAATCTTGGTACGTAACTCATGATTATTCTTATTTTTTAGTTTTTTTAGAGACTCTAGTTTTAGCATCTCCATCAACCTTATAACCTACTCTCACAGCTACACCATCTTCAACTAACATTAAGTTAGAAATATGAAGTGAAGCTTCTTTCTTTACAATACCACCTTGAGGGTTTTGAGCGCTTGGTTTTGTGTGCTTAGAAACTAAGTTAACACCTTCTACCAATACTCTATCCTTATCTTTAATGATTTGTAAAACTTTTCCTTCAGATCCTTTATGATCTCCTGCAATTACTTTTACAGTATCTCCTGATTTTAATTTGAACTTCTTCATCTTATTAATGATTTAAAGCACTTCAGGTGCTAATGATACTATTTTCATGAATTGTTTCTCACGAAGCTCACGGGCAACAGGTCCAAAAACACGTGTTCCTCTCATTTCCTCTGTAGGATTTA
The nucleotide sequence above comes from Polaribacter butkevichii. Encoded proteins:
- the rplX gene encoding 50S ribosomal protein L24: MKKFKLKSGDTVKVIAGDHKGSEGKVLQIIKDKDRVLVEGVNLVSKHTKPSAQNPQGGIVKKEASLHISNLMLVEDGVAVRVGYKVDGDAKTRVSKKTKK
- the rplE gene encoding 50S ribosomal protein L5; this translates as MSYVPRLKAEYKERVISALTEEFSYKNVMQVPKLEKIVVSKGVGAAIADKKLIDYALEELTKITGQKAVSTMSKKDIAAFKLRKGMPIGVKVTLRGDKMYEFLDRLVTASLPRVRDFNGIKANGFDGRGNYNLGITEQIIYPEINIDQVKKINGMDITFVTSANTDKEAKSLLGELGLPFKKN